Proteins from one Caldanaerovirga acetigignens genomic window:
- the hpf gene encoding ribosome hibernation-promoting factor, HPF/YfiA family, with product MKVSVSGKNIEVTPALREYAEKKIGKLSRHFNYLNNDNLEAQVTFHVEKGRHIVEVTIPVNDIILRGEEETQDMYSSIDLVVEKLERQIEKFKTRLTKALRRESQKESGLTLDEQAEDEELKVVKVKRFAVKPMNVDEAVLQMNLLGHNFFVFTNAETDEINVVYRRKDGNYGLIVPEMM from the coding sequence ATGAAAGTGTCAGTGAGCGGCAAAAACATCGAGGTAACCCCGGCTCTGAGGGAATACGCCGAGAAAAAAATCGGAAAATTGAGCAGGCATTTCAATTACTTAAATAACGACAACCTGGAGGCCCAGGTGACATTTCACGTTGAAAAGGGAAGGCACATAGTGGAAGTTACCATTCCGGTGAACGACATAATCTTAAGGGGCGAAGAGGAAACCCAGGACATGTATTCTTCCATTGACCTGGTGGTGGAAAAGTTAGAAAGGCAGATAGAAAAGTTTAAGACCAGGCTCACCAAGGCCTTGCGCAGAGAATCTCAGAAGGAAAGCGGCCTTACCCTCGATGAACAGGCAGAAGATGAAGAACTGAAGGTAGTAAAAGTGAAGCGGTTTGCTGTAAAGCCCATGAATGTTGACGAAGCGGTGCTTCAGATGAACCTCCTCGGGCACAACTTCTTCGTTTTCACCAACGCCGAAACCGACGAGATAAACGTGGTGTACAGAAGAAAGGATGGAAACTACGGGCTCATCGTCCCCGAAATGATGTAG
- a CDS encoding nucleoside kinase codes for MKVYIKGIGERTYESPVTLREIAEGVKDSFSSPAVAAVLRNRVYDLNHVIEDDADVEFLDLSSETGMRIYVRTLAFIFIKAASDVLPGCRVMVEHSIGNGIYSEIQWKEPIDSDDVKAVEMRMRELVERDLPIIKKKIPTEEAAVYFKKIGWDDKVRLLKHVKEDHIDVYELDGLMDYFAGILLPSTGYVRWFALKFYLPGVILQHPEPEAPLEIPPFDEQPKLFKVFRESERWAHILGIADAGALNEYIASGRAGEIIRIAEALHEKKIAQIADLICENRDMLRVILIAGPSSSGKTTFAQRLMVHLMVNGAKPLAISLDDYFVDREKTPLGEDGKPDFEALEAIDIELFNRQLAALIQGKEVYLPKYDFITGKREFRKYPVKIEKDQPIIIEGIHALNENLTFAIPKKDKFKIYVSALTQLSIDNHNYISTAHTRLFRRIVRDSRTRGADALKTIAMWPSVQKGSKKYVFPFQEEADVMFNSALVYEFAVLKKYAEPLLKKIGEEFPEHVTARYLLKLLEHFEPLQDEREIPANSIIREFIGGSCFKVG; via the coding sequence TTGAAGGTTTATATAAAGGGCATCGGTGAAAGGACTTACGAAAGCCCCGTAACTTTGCGCGAAATCGCCGAAGGAGTAAAGGATTCCTTTTCTTCTCCGGCGGTTGCAGCAGTGTTAAGAAACCGCGTCTACGACCTCAACCACGTCATAGAAGATGATGCTGACGTAGAATTTCTCGACCTTTCCAGCGAAACCGGCATGAGGATATACGTAAGGACCCTAGCTTTCATTTTCATAAAGGCGGCGAGCGACGTCCTCCCCGGCTGCAGGGTTATGGTGGAACACTCCATAGGAAACGGAATCTACTCTGAAATCCAGTGGAAAGAACCGATTGACTCAGACGACGTTAAGGCTGTAGAAATGAGGATGCGGGAACTCGTGGAAAGGGACCTTCCCATAATCAAAAAAAAGATCCCGACCGAAGAGGCGGCGGTATATTTCAAAAAAATAGGTTGGGACGACAAGGTAAGGCTGCTCAAGCACGTAAAGGAAGACCACATTGACGTATACGAGCTTGACGGATTGATGGACTACTTTGCAGGGATTTTGCTCCCCTCTACCGGATACGTGCGGTGGTTTGCACTTAAGTTTTACCTTCCCGGCGTCATCCTGCAGCACCCGGAGCCGGAGGCTCCGCTGGAGATCCCGCCCTTTGACGAACAGCCCAAACTTTTCAAAGTATTCCGGGAGTCCGAGCGCTGGGCTCACATACTGGGGATAGCCGATGCCGGTGCATTGAACGAATATATAGCATCGGGAAGGGCGGGAGAAATAATTAGGATAGCGGAAGCCCTGCATGAAAAAAAGATAGCTCAAATCGCCGATTTGATTTGCGAAAACAGGGATATGCTGAGGGTAATACTGATAGCAGGCCCGTCTTCCTCCGGCAAGACTACTTTCGCCCAGAGGCTTATGGTGCACCTCATGGTAAATGGGGCAAAGCCCCTTGCCATATCGCTGGACGACTATTTTGTGGACCGGGAAAAGACGCCTTTGGGAGAGGACGGAAAGCCCGACTTTGAAGCTTTAGAGGCCATAGACATCGAACTTTTCAACCGGCAGCTTGCGGCTTTGATACAGGGGAAAGAGGTATACCTGCCAAAGTACGATTTCATCACAGGCAAAAGGGAGTTTCGCAAGTACCCCGTAAAAATTGAAAAGGACCAGCCCATCATCATAGAAGGCATCCACGCGTTAAACGAAAATCTCACCTTTGCCATCCCCAAAAAGGATAAGTTCAAAATTTACGTGAGCGCCCTGACCCAGCTTTCCATAGATAACCACAACTATATTTCCACTGCCCATACAAGGCTTTTTAGGCGAATAGTGCGGGACAGCCGCACCCGAGGGGCGGATGCCTTAAAGACCATTGCTATGTGGCCTTCTGTGCAAAAGGGGTCGAAAAAATACGTCTTCCCCTTTCAGGAAGAGGCCGACGTCATGTTTAACTCCGCTCTGGTCTATGAATTTGCGGTATTAAAGAAATACGCAGAGCCACTTTTGAAGAAAATAGGCGAGGAATTTCCCGAACACGTGACGGCGAGGTACCTTTTAAAGCTCCTCGAGCACTTCGAGCCCCTCCAGGACGAACGGGAAATACCCGCGAATTCGATAATCCGTGAATTTATTGGAGGAAGCTGCTTCAAAGTAGGATAA
- a CDS encoding TPM domain-containing protein: MKKRKHYVLWLAAAVVLLICFSIFLKEVAAQDPVPSRPSELVYVYDYAGLIDEADEAKIRAYAKAIDDRTGAQIVVVTVNHFSGRTIEDYALELFRSWGIGDREKNNGVLILVNKENLLSGKSGRIRIEVGYGLEGAITDGKAGWILDTYALPAFEEGEYSKGITDTFMAVAAQVAGEYNLDLKEGEFAELSAYSGEEGIPLELILAIMFFIVTWIIILSGLWPGIWRRPPGGGFGPFRGPFGGGFFGGGFGGFGGGFGGGGFSGRGGFGGGSSGGGGASR, from the coding sequence ATGAAAAAGAGAAAGCATTATGTTCTTTGGCTCGCAGCCGCAGTGGTTTTACTTATTTGCTTTTCAATATTTTTAAAAGAAGTCGCGGCGCAAGACCCGGTACCATCAAGGCCTTCGGAACTCGTCTACGTCTATGATTATGCAGGCCTTATCGATGAGGCTGATGAGGCGAAGATAAGGGCCTATGCAAAGGCTATCGACGATAGGACAGGTGCCCAGATAGTAGTTGTGACGGTAAACCATTTTTCGGGGAGGACGATAGAGGACTACGCATTAGAGCTCTTTCGAAGCTGGGGAATAGGAGACAGGGAGAAAAACAACGGCGTTTTAATACTGGTAAACAAGGAAAACCTGCTTTCCGGGAAAAGCGGCAGAATCCGCATCGAAGTGGGATACGGCCTTGAGGGAGCCATAACTGACGGGAAGGCGGGGTGGATATTGGATACCTATGCCCTTCCCGCCTTTGAAGAAGGGGAATATTCGAAAGGAATTACCGACACTTTCATGGCCGTCGCGGCGCAGGTAGCAGGGGAATACAACCTGGATCTTAAAGAAGGCGAATTTGCGGAACTTTCCGCTTACTCCGGCGAAGAGGGAATTCCGCTGGAATTGATACTCGCCATAATGTTCTTCATCGTTACGTGGATAATAATCTTATCCGGTCTGTGGCCGGGTATCTGGAGGAGGCCGCCTGGAGGAGGATTCGGCCCCTTCCGCGGTCCCTTCGGCGGCGGATTTTTCGGTGGAGGATTTGGCGGATTCGGTGGCGGCTTCGGCGGCGGTGGATTTAGCGGTAGAGGGGGATTCGGAGGAGGCTCCAGCGGCGGCGGTGGCGCGAGCAGGTAG
- a CDS encoding LemA family protein: MLAIVVVVAFLLLFAFSSYNGLVAAEENVNSKWSQVENQLQRRADLIPNLVETVKGYAAHEQEIFTEVTRAREKLISAGSVAEKAQADAELTSALSRLLAIVENYPTLKADANFRQLADELAGTENRIAVARMDYNNAVQRYNSRIRSFPTVIIAKIMGFEKKEYFKAEEGAYEAPKVDFSGKGE; this comes from the coding sequence ATTCTCGCTATAGTAGTAGTGGTTGCTTTTCTTTTATTATTTGCCTTTTCAAGCTACAACGGCCTAGTGGCTGCCGAGGAGAACGTGAACAGCAAGTGGAGCCAGGTGGAAAACCAGCTTCAAAGAAGGGCCGACCTCATACCCAATCTGGTGGAGACGGTAAAAGGTTACGCGGCCCACGAACAGGAGATATTCACCGAGGTTACGAGGGCCCGTGAAAAGCTAATTAGTGCCGGGTCCGTGGCAGAAAAAGCCCAGGCCGATGCCGAACTTACCAGTGCCCTTTCCAGGCTTTTGGCCATAGTGGAAAACTATCCCACGCTTAAAGCCGACGCCAACTTCAGGCAGCTGGCCGACGAGCTTGCAGGCACCGAAAACAGGATAGCCGTGGCCAGGATGGACTACAACAACGCTGTCCAGAGGTATAACAGCAGAATAAGGAGCTTCCCTACGGTTATAATCGCCAAGATTATGGGGTTTGAGAAAAAGGAGTATTTCAAAGCTGAAGAGGGGGCTTACGAGGCACCTAAGGTGGACTTCAGCGGTAAAGGAGAATAA
- a CDS encoding DeoR/GlpR family DNA-binding transcription regulator, translating into MIKNIKSITVSELARTFNVSESTIRRDLQFLEDKGYIQRTHGGAILQHSYYEPTYSEKESKEAASKHEIGKLAAELIKDGDTVLLDSGTTTLSVAKNLKGKKITVVTNSPVIAMELFSEKEIEVIMVGGIFRKETAALVGPIAEKNLKEFNVDKAFIGANGIDLNGVTTPNIIEAATKKVMLKISSQPYIVADHSKFGISAFVKFASLSDIAAIITDRNVDLKWVSSIEEAGTEIIYPQKG; encoded by the coding sequence ATGATAAAAAATATTAAAAGTATAACCGTCTCGGAACTGGCGAGGACCTTTAACGTATCCGAATCCACAATAAGGAGGGACCTGCAGTTTCTGGAAGACAAGGGCTACATCCAGCGAACTCACGGCGGTGCAATCCTGCAGCACTCCTATTACGAGCCCACATATTCGGAAAAGGAATCCAAAGAAGCCGCCTCAAAGCATGAAATCGGAAAGCTCGCAGCAGAGTTGATAAAGGATGGCGACACGGTTCTCCTTGATTCGGGAACCACTACCTTAAGCGTAGCAAAAAATCTCAAGGGAAAAAAAATAACCGTTGTTACCAACTCCCCTGTCATAGCCATGGAACTTTTTTCTGAAAAGGAAATAGAAGTAATCATGGTCGGAGGTATATTCAGAAAAGAAACTGCGGCCCTCGTGGGCCCCATTGCCGAGAAAAACTTAAAAGAATTCAATGTCGATAAGGCTTTCATCGGAGCAAACGGCATCGACCTCAACGGCGTTACCACCCCCAATATCATTGAGGCAGCAACAAAAAAAGTAATGCTCAAAATATCGTCCCAACCCTACATAGTGGCCGACCATTCGAAATTCGGTATTTCAGCCTTCGTAAAATTTGCAAGTCTATCGGACATTGCCGCTATTATAACCGACCGGAACGTAGACCTAAAATGGGTAAGTTCCATTGAGGAAGCGGGAACGGAAATCATATATCCGCAGAAAGGGTGA
- the pfkB gene encoding 1-phosphofructokinase, producing the protein MTALIITVTANPALDRTIVLKNFKIGKINRVLRSRVDVGGKGINVAKNIKALGGDAVCLGFLGRSDDFAAKYLEDLGLYTDFTIIQNPIRVNIKLIEEDSSTFTDINEPGPEVDSFEARSLIEKIKFWAFRARVVVLAGSLPPGVKDDFYNEIILSTKSSGAKVILDAEGEALKLGIKASPYLIKPNIHELSGLMGKDLKTDEEIISAALPIIENGVKIVAVSMGSRGSLTVTQDKAYFVPPLDVKVRSTAGAGDAMVAGFALALDKGLDTIQAVKMASAAASCAVTREGTQPIDTESFNNLINQVSIIEIPF; encoded by the coding sequence GTGACGGCATTGATCATAACAGTTACGGCCAATCCGGCTTTGGACAGAACCATTGTACTGAAAAATTTTAAAATCGGAAAGATAAACAGGGTCTTAAGGTCCCGGGTAGATGTTGGCGGCAAAGGTATAAACGTCGCTAAAAACATTAAAGCTCTCGGCGGCGATGCAGTTTGCCTCGGATTCCTGGGCCGCAGCGATGATTTTGCAGCAAAATATTTAGAAGATTTGGGATTATACACCGACTTTACAATCATACAAAACCCGATAAGGGTAAACATAAAACTAATCGAAGAGGATTCGTCGACCTTTACAGATATAAACGAACCCGGGCCCGAAGTGGATTCTTTTGAAGCAAGATCCCTGATAGAAAAAATAAAATTCTGGGCTTTTAGGGCCCGTGTGGTGGTGCTGGCAGGCAGCCTGCCCCCAGGAGTAAAGGATGATTTTTACAACGAAATTATTTTGAGCACCAAAAGTTCAGGGGCAAAGGTAATTCTCGATGCCGAAGGCGAGGCACTCAAACTTGGCATAAAAGCCTCTCCTTACCTTATAAAGCCCAATATCCACGAGCTTTCCGGGCTAATGGGAAAGGATCTGAAAACCGATGAAGAGATAATTTCGGCCGCACTGCCAATTATTGAAAATGGCGTAAAAATTGTTGCAGTATCCATGGGGTCTCGGGGCAGCCTGACGGTCACGCAGGACAAGGCTTACTTTGTTCCACCATTGGATGTTAAAGTTAGAAGCACGGCTGGGGCAGGGGATGCAATGGTGGCAGGTTTCGCCCTAGCCCTAGATAAGGGCCTTGACACGATTCAGGCGGTGAAAATGGCATCTGCCGCTGCATCCTGTGCGGTAACCAGAGAAGGTACGCAACCCATTGACACCGAATCCTTTAATAACCTTATCAACCAAGTAAGCATAATCGAAATTCCTTTTTGA
- a CDS encoding PTS sugar transporter subunit IIA, giving the protein MKIGDILSKDRINLNLRSSDKESVIKELISLLAKTGSITDKEEFFEAVWEREKTYSTGIGMGIAIPHGKSKAVKGAAIAFGKSERGIDFDSLDGKPAYLFFLIAVPEESHDLHLKLISTLSRKLMHEEVRKALYEADTEEKVLEALNFD; this is encoded by the coding sequence ATGAAAATCGGTGACATCCTGAGCAAGGATAGAATCAATCTTAATCTAAGAAGTTCCGACAAAGAATCGGTAATAAAGGAGCTAATTTCCCTTCTTGCCAAAACCGGTTCGATTACCGATAAAGAAGAGTTCTTTGAGGCCGTCTGGGAAAGAGAAAAAACGTATTCTACCGGTATCGGAATGGGCATTGCTATCCCCCACGGCAAAAGTAAAGCTGTAAAGGGCGCTGCTATAGCTTTCGGCAAATCCGAAAGAGGTATAGATTTTGATTCCCTCGACGGCAAGCCCGCTTATTTGTTCTTCCTTATAGCCGTCCCGGAAGAATCTCACGACCTGCACCTCAAGCTCATCAGCACCCTTTCAAGAAAACTGATGCACGAGGAGGTGAGAAAGGCGCTTTACGAGGCCGATACCGAGGAAAAAGTATTGGAAGCTCTGAATTTTGATTAG